From a region of the Candidatus Omnitrophota bacterium genome:
- the rpsJ gene encoding 30S ribosomal protein S10, with amino-acid sequence MTKRKVSQGKIRIRLKAYDHRVLDQSILEIVNTAKRTGAKISGPIPLPTAREDYTVLRSPVIDKKSREQFQIKIHKRLLDILEPTSKTVDALMKLDLPVGVNVEIKL; translated from the coding sequence ATGACTAAAAGAAAAGTTTCGCAGGGAAAAATACGAATAAGATTAAAGGCCTATGATCATAGGGTATTGGACCAGTCTATCTTAGAGATTGTCAACACCGCTAAACGGACAGGGGCAAAGATCTCCGGGCCTATACCTTTGCCTACCGCCAGGGAAGATTATACGGTTTTACGCAGTCCGGTAATTGATAAAAAATCGCGGGAGCAATTCCAGATTAAAATCCACAAAAGACTACTTGATATACTAGAACCCACTTCCAAAACCGTGGATGCCCTAATGAAGCTTGACTTGCCGGTAGGTGTAAACGTAGAAATTAAGCTATAA
- the rplC gene encoding 50S ribosomal protein L3 has translation MVKGILGKKIGMMQIFKQNGDAIPVTVIEAGPCLVIQLKTLENDGYRAIQLGFKEKRFIREFKISGEDKFKVNQEIKVDVFNEGDFVDITSVSIGKGFQGGMKKWGWSGQCASHGSMTHRRPGSIGASAFPSRVVKGHHLPGRMGGQRKTIQNLKVVKVDLESNILMIKGSVSGHRNSYLMIRNAKKKQQTVKTDKSDKQ, from the coding sequence ATGGTTAAAGGGATTTTGGGAAAAAAAATAGGGATGATGCAGATTTTTAAACAGAACGGTGATGCTATTCCGGTAACCGTAATAGAAGCCGGCCCCTGTTTAGTAATCCAGCTGAAAACTCTCGAAAATGACGGGTATCGGGCCATTCAGTTAGGCTTTAAGGAAAAAAGATTTATCCGGGAGTTTAAAATTTCCGGGGAAGATAAGTTTAAGGTCAACCAGGAGATAAAGGTCGATGTATTCAATGAAGGCGATTTTGTTGATATTACAAGCGTATCTATTGGCAAGGGATTTCAAGGAGGGATGAAAAAATGGGGCTGGAGCGGCCAGTGCGCTTCTCACGGCTCGATGACCCATCGCCGTCCCGGGTCAATAGGGGCCAGTGCCTTTCCATCCAGAGTGGTCAAAGGCCATCATCTTCCCGGGAGAATGGGGGGGCAGAGAAAGACTATCCAGAACTTAAAGGTCGTTAAGGTAGATCTAGAAAGTAATATTCTTATGATTAAAGGCTCGGTTTCAGGCCATAGAAACAGTTATTTGATGATCAGAAACGCTAAAAAAAAGCAACAAACCGTTAAGACAGATAAATCAGATAAGCAATGA
- the tuf gene encoding elongation factor Tu, protein MAKEKFERTKPHINIGTIGHVDHGKTTLASAMTKFLSKKGLSEERSFESIDNAPEEKERGITIAVSHIEYQTDKRHYAHIDCPGHADYIKNMITGAAQMDGAILVVSAADGPMPQTREHILLSRQVGVPYIIVFLNKIDQVDDPELLDLVELEVRELLTKYEFPGDDIPVIKGSAVKSMNCGCGKDDCPDCKFVPELLNAVDNYVPTPKRDIDKPFLLPVEDVFSITGRGTVATGRVERGQIKIGEEVEIVGLTKEIKKTVVTGVEMFRKTLDSGQAGDNVGLLLRGVEKEQISRGQVLAKPKSITPHTKFKAKVYILSKEEGGRHTPFFTGYRPQFYFRTTDVTGVATLPKGVEMVMPGDNAELEAELIIPIAMEKEQRFAIREGGHTVGAGVVSEVIA, encoded by the coding sequence ATGGCCAAAGAAAAATTTGAACGCACCAAACCTCATATCAACATCGGCACTATTGGGCACGTAGATCATGGAAAGACTACTTTAGCCAGTGCAATGACCAAGTTTTTAAGCAAAAAAGGCTTATCTGAAGAACGTTCCTTTGAGTCTATCGATAATGCTCCGGAAGAAAAGGAACGGGGTATTACCATTGCAGTTTCCCACATCGAATATCAGACCGACAAGCGGCATTACGCTCATATCGACTGCCCGGGGCACGCTGATTATATCAAGAACATGATTACCGGCGCTGCCCAGATGGACGGCGCTATTTTAGTAGTCTCAGCAGCTGACGGCCCGATGCCCCAGACAAGAGAACACATTCTTCTGTCTCGTCAGGTAGGCGTACCTTACATCATAGTATTTTTGAACAAAATAGACCAGGTAGATGATCCCGAACTCTTAGACCTGGTAGAACTCGAAGTAAGGGAACTTCTCACCAAATACGAATTTCCCGGCGACGACATTCCGGTAATAAAAGGAAGCGCGGTCAAATCAATGAACTGTGGCTGTGGAAAAGATGATTGCCCGGATTGTAAATTTGTTCCCGAACTGCTTAACGCCGTTGATAACTACGTCCCTACCCCTAAAAGAGATATTGACAAACCATTCCTTTTGCCCGTAGAAGACGTATTCTCAATCACCGGTAGAGGAACGGTTGCCACCGGCAGGGTTGAACGAGGCCAGATCAAGATAGGCGAAGAGGTAGAGATAGTCGGTCTTACCAAAGAGATCAAAAAGACAGTAGTTACTGGAGTCGAGATGTTCAGAAAGACCCTGGACTCCGGCCAGGCCGGAGATAATGTGGGCCTGTTGTTAAGAGGTGTAGAAAAAGAGCAGATTAGCCGAGGCCAGGTTTTGGCTAAACCAAAATCAATCACCCCTCATACCAAATTCAAAGCCAAGGTTTATATCCTGAGCAAGGAAGAGGGCGGCAGGCACACCCCGTTCTTTACCGGTTATCGTCCTCAGTTTTATTTCAGGACCACTGACGTTACCGGCGTAGCAACCCTGCCCAAGGGCGTAGAAATGGTAATGCCCGGAGATAACGCAGAATTGGAAGCAGAACTGATCATCCCGATCGCCATGGAAAAAGAACAGCGGTTTGCTATCCGGGAAGGCGGACATACAGTGGGTGCCGGGGTGGTTTCGGAAGTAATTGCGTAG